The stretch of DNA GTAGTATCGCGTATATTGCGGATATCTTTGGTTGGTGTAGCTCTCGTTGGCAAATCCCACCAAGGCCACGCGATGTCGGGCGCCCGTCTTCTCCGCGTTGGCGTACAGCTGCTGCGCGAAGTTCTTGGCGCACGCTACGAGTGCGTCGCGCTTTATCTGCGTGCTTTCGCCCAGGCGATCAGTCATAGACCTCGACTGGTCAAGCACCATGACCACGTCGATCGGCTGCGTTTGCGTCGATTCGACCTTCACGAGGCGCGTTGCTGCCGAGGCAGCAAGGTGAATGGTGACGTTGCTCTTGTCGTACGACACGTCTGCGCTGCCTTCGACTTCTGAGGTTGCGTTCGGGTCCATGGGCGTGTAAACGCCTTGGACGGTGATGTCGCTTTTGGCCTTGGACAAATCATAAGGTTCCCAAGATCCCAGGTAGTTGGGCTTTTGCGGCATGGCGGGCTCATTGAGGGTTGCGTCGCCTTCGGCGAAGGTCACCGTGCCGATAACCTCGTCGCCAATGACGAACGTGGCAGTATGGGTCGGCGGTGCCGGAGGTTCGGCGAGCTTGACCGTGAAGGTTTTGGAATCGGTAGCGAATTCGCCAACGCGCGAAGCATGGTAAGCGGCGCGGGGCGAAGATGCGGTGATGGTAAACTGGCTTTGACCGTCGCTGCCAAGAAGGTCGGCGACGCTGTTGCGGGCGAGAAGATAACCCTGGGAGTCAACTTCAAAGTAGGAGGTCACGTCTGTGTCACCTTGCTTGACGGTCCAGGTAACCTCCGGCCAGCAGGGATCATCGTAAGCATCGAGGATTTTCGTGCGGAACGGCTTAGAAGCCCACGTGTCTTGCTTGCCAAGCTCGAGAACGTCTTCACCGCCAGTGAGCTCGAGGGAGTAGGCTTTGTTGATGATATCAGTACTGCGTTTTACCTCAAATGCAATATGGGGATTCTTATTATTGTAGGGCCTCAACGTTCCTGCTGGGTCGGTAAAAGTGGAACCATATTTCCCGGGAATTGCTTTAGCGTCGACTGCTAGGTTATTTCCTTGTTTTGATAAGCCATGTTTCGACAAATTGTCAGTAATGTCTTTTCCGTTGGTCTCATCAGTAACTTGCATATCAAGGATGGCTGAAATCAAATCGCCGTATTGGTTGAAAATTTTCTGCTCTACAATAGTAGGCTCATCATTACCTCCATATACCATCACAGGCTCTTCTATGTGTTTCCAAGCAGCCAATATGCTTGGATCGTTTTTTACGGTGAATTGGAACGAGATTGGATCGCCCGTGCACACACCCTCTTTTGGTGTCGCGGTAATCGTGTAAACGCCCGCTGGGGTCATGCCCCAATATCCCGGAATCGATCCCGTGACGGTGTCATATGACCAGTAACGATAAACACCTCTCAATAAAATAATGTCCCGATAATCTTCGGAAAACGACGGCACGCTAGGTGTGATTTCAACATTCACTAAATCTGATATTTTGCGCCCATCTTCAGCGTAGTAATTTACTTTGAAAGACGAAGGAGCAGCAACTCTATTAGTATGGCTCATGTTGATGCACCCATCAATGGCAATCCCGTGTTCCCACATTTCGCCATCTACTCTGTAGCTTTTAAGAACAGGAATCGTTTCAGGAATTACTGGTTGTTCGTCGATAAATTCTATCTTGTAACCTTGCCATGTTCCAGCTGCGTTGTCTCGCCCCGAGGCATTTTTCCAAGCCTCGGTTTCTACGGCATGAAGCGTTACGGTTTCTGCGTCAAAGGAGGGGTTCTCAGCATTTGCCGCAGCTACTTCGAAAGGCCGGTCAGGGCAGTCCACCTGTGTCAGAGAAGTGCAATTCTTGAATGCGCCTGCACCTACTGAGGAGACATTGGCTCCAAGCGTCACATTCGTGAGCCTTGAGCATGCTTTGAAAGCGTCTGCGCCTACTGAGGAGACATCGGCTCCAAGCGTCACATTCGTGAGCCTTGAGCATGCTTTGAAAGCGTTAGCACCAACGGAACACACGTTGTCTTCGATTACGAGCTTACTAATGGAATCTTTGGCTGACGACCAAGGCGAGCTTCCTTCTTCGGCAACGTCGGCTACGAAACGCTCGCCATCTACCCCCACAGATCCATCAGTCAGTATCGTCATCAGTCCATTTTTGTCGATACACCACTGGACGCCTGTTGCAGACTTGCCGTACTTTACGATCTCATAGTAATACTTCCATTTGGGTTTCGACTCGGGATCTAACCAGGTGCCGTCATATATGTTTTTCCAGTTTGATTTGGTGCCTCCGTAAAAAATGACGTTCCCGCAATTTGGCAGGGGTTCCCACCCACCGAAGTCGATGCCTCCGTATTCAATGCTTGTAATTTCTGCAGGAACATAGAAATTAGCGACTCGAAAATCGTTCACTATATTTGAATTATGATTTTGAAAGCGTAAACTTGGTAATTTCTTGAGTGAGGGCGTGAAAATTATCTCAGTGAGATTAAGGCAACCCGTAAAGGCGTAATCGTCAATGCTTGTCACGCTCGATGGCACGGTATAAGATCCCTGAGCATCATTTGTGACGAATACAAGTCTTGTATGGTCCTTGGAATAAAGCATACCGTTTTCCATGACAAAGTTCGCGTTGTTCTCGTTGAGTGAAATAGACAGGGTGGAGCCGCTCCGATACGCGAATGAGAAAGCACCAGGCACGATCTGCTCGACTGTGGCGGGTATTTCAAGAGCATTAATGCTGCTGTTCGTGGACTGTTTGCAATATCTTTCCTGTGTATCGAGTACTTTGGTAGTGTCGGGTAATATCAGCGTTCCATTCTTTTCAGTTGGCACCATGAACAACACGGCGTCTTTCGTATCGTAGGAATGGCCGTCCTGCGTGGTTCGTGAATAGAGAATGCCATCATGTGCGGCAAAATTTTGATTACCGTCGGCTACGATAAAGCCTTTTTTAGGATTGCGAGTTGCGGGGTATTCATTCATAGTGGCAGGAATGTGTATATAATCAACCTCATCAGACAGGTCAGTCAAATCTAGATTTGTAATACCTTCGGCAAGGATCAAGTTATTGATCGAAAAGCCAAATGCTGCATCGCCTATGCTTGTGACAGTGCCCGGAATGACAAACTCGTTCACAGGAGCACCGTTGTTTAGACCTGTATCTGCAAAAAAAGCAAGCTTTCCTATTGTCTCCAATCCCTCATTTAACACAGGAATTTTAAGCTCTCCGCAATTTCGGAAGGCTTCTTCGCCTATGCTGCGAAGAGATGTTGGGAAGACGAATCTGGCATTCAGGAGCTTGCAGTCGTAGAATGCCTTGGATCCGATTGTAACTATAGAATTCGGCATGCGCGAAAGGTTCAGTTTGGCGCATCCTTCAAATGCGGAGTTGCCAATTGTCTTGATGCTGTCAGGCAGACATCTTTCATTTATTATCTCCAGCGCTTCACACCCTTTGAAAGCTTCCGAACCTATGCTGATGAGGCCCTCAGGGAGACTCGCATATTCCAATAGCCGGCAATCATAAAATGCGTGATCTCCAATGGTGGTTATACCGTTGCCGACAATCACATGTTCGATTGTCGCATGACGGGTAACCCATGGATGGTCAGTGGTGAAATTCGGCATCGCGCCAGTACCCTCGATAACCAGCGTGGCATCGTCGTAGTATTTCCACGTCATACGGTTGTCGGCAAACGTGCCTTCTTCGAGGATCTTAGCGTTCTCGTTTGGATACGGGCATCCCTCTTCGGCAACCGTCAGCGGCGCGTTCGTGGGAAGGAGCTCTGTGGATGCCTGCTCTTCTTCCGCGCCCCATGCTACTGCGTTGGGCGGCCCTGCCGTCAGGCCGCATGCAAGCAACAGCAGGCATACGGCGACAATCAGTGTCCGGCTGCACGTTTTGGCGCGTTCCATGAGTCAACCCTTCTCTTCGGTACTCTCGCAAACTCTGGCGAGCTTCTGGCGCGGAGGGCTTTTCCCGTGCTCCGTACCCCGTACCAGGAGCTCTCTGAGGACCTTGCTTGGTCTCAGAAAACCGCAAAACCACTAAGCTGAGAAATCCTCCAGGCTTATGGCGAATTCCGCCAGTGATCCAATGCAATAAAAAGTTGTATGTTCAAGCCCACCGGAACCACCTCCGTTTTCTGCCGCACGCTCTGTTGCGGTGGCGCAAGCCGTTTTTGCGGCTTTCCCCGTCCCGCGTTCAAGGTGTGCGGAGAGGTTTTCTCATGCGTTTTCAGTCTGTTGCAAGTCAATTGTATCGATTCCGCTTGACCGAGAAATCCCTGAACAACTACTATTTATCGCAAAAAATGCGCCATTCGCGACATGTCTCAAGACATATGCGATGGTCGACGAGTTTGCGACGTTGAACGATTCCGCGTGTCGCGTGAGAAAAGGGCTAGCATGGCGGCAGTGTGTTAGAGCCTGAGTTTGACAGTTGGAAAGGGCCGTATCCGCACGTGATCTGCGGATACGGCCCTTTTAACGTTAGATTTTGTTGTAGTGAGATTGCCTATCTCCAACGAATTTGCTTGCCCTTTCCAAACAAGGCCTTGACCTCTGATCGTCGCATGTACTTGCGCGGTGCTTCCTCGCCGATGAGCGCGAACAGCTCGTCGGTGAGATCGGTTCGATGGTCGAACAGCCATATGTTGGCCTCAAGCTCGGAGCAGCCCAGCGCGCGCATGTCCTCCAGAATAGACAGCGCTGAATAGCGCTTTCCAAGCGCGCGCTCGATAAGCCGCAGGACAACAAGCGCGATGTAGCAGGTAAGAAAGTGAGCCTCGAGGTGCTCGCGCGTGCGAACAAATGCAGGACGGCCCTCAAGACCCGTCTTCGTGATCTTGAACGACTCTTCTATTCGCCAAAGCTCGCGGTAGGCGTCGATGATGCGTCCGTCATCCCAGTTGGTTTCGCTGGTTACGATGCAGTAGTAGCCATCGCAGGCTTCGGCCGCCCTAACGGCTTCCCAGTCGATCTCAGGCTTTTTGGCGCACGCAACAACCTCGCCCGTCTTCGGATCGAAGTCGACGTTTTGCACGTATTGGGCTGCACCGTAATGTGTTGCGCGCGTGTACTTGCCGGGGCTCTCGACGAGCTGGCGGGACTTCTCGAGCACCTTTTCTCTCTCATGGCGCGCCCGGTTGGCATACTTGCGTGACCAGAACGCCACGACCTTCACCTCGACAGGCACGTCCTTTGTTTTCCCGTCCGACCCTGTGACGTGGATGACCTTGACGTCCTGTCTGCTTTTGGACTTGAACCCGTCCTTCCCGCGCAAACGGTACCCCTCGTCTGAGAGAGCCCATCTTCGAAGCTCGGAGGTCGACTTCGTGCCTCGCACCGACTGGCTGAACACGAACCCGTCCCCTTTGCCCACGGCTGCCGCGATGTTCTCCGAGCAGTTCATCCCCTTGTCGGCGACGATGACGACGCGCTGCATGCCGGCGGCCTCCTTGAGATCAGGGAGTGCCTCTATGAGCGTTTTGGAGTCGCCCACATTGCCCCCAAAGAGCTTATAGGTCACGGGTATGCCCGACGAATCCTGCAAAAGCCCCATCTGCACGATGGGGTTGGGCCTGTGCTCTTTGGACACGCCCTTTTTGCGGAAGTCGTCGGGATCGCACTCGAAGTAGAAGTTCGTGCAGTCGTAGTAGCCGCAGGCAAGATCGTGCTCGCGGCTTGGGGCGATTGCGCGGTTCATCGCCCCAATCACACGGTTGCGTGATGCGGCAAGCTCGTCAAGTGCCCGATAGACGTCGCGCTCGGAAGCGTCGCAGCGCAAAAAGTGGCGGCCTGCCCGCTCCCAGGCGGCGTGCTTTGAGCCGGGCGCGAGCAGGCGCTCTGAGACGAGCAGGCGGCAGACGGCATTGAGGTCATAGGCGACCTTTCTGCCGGCGAGGTGGTTGCGCAGCGCTTTCTCGATGCCGAGTGCATCGTAGTAGGCCATGGCCACGGCGTCTCCCGCGCACATGCGATTAGCCGATCGCTTGTCGACCTTTTGCGTCATGTGCAACTCAAGTGCAACCGGGGCAACTGCTTTGTTGTGTGCGTCAGTCAGCTCATCGCGTATTGCTTCGCACCGTGCAAGGGCATCGGGGCCCCACTTCTGTTCAAGTTCGTCAAGGTAGCCCAGTGTTTTCACCGTCCTGTTGCGCGCTTTGCCCTGAGCGTCGCGAAACGACTCGGTAATCGACAGGTGTACCCGCCCGTTGGGTCTTTTTGACCTCTTCAGATGCAAATCGTCCTCCTGCCTGCGAAAACTTGTCTCTCCATTATAACATACCGATACCACACGAGACATAAAAAACTTGTCAAATTTGACAAAGAAAAAGGCCTCGAACCGGGCCTTTGCTAGAAAACTCGTTTCTTAAACTGTCAAACTACGGATGGTCGACGAGTTTGCGACGTTGAACGATTCCGCGTGTCGCGTGAGAAAAGGGCTAGCATGGCGGCAGTGTGTTAGAGTGGCCGAAGCCGATTGCGAAGATCGAGAAGGAGACAAGTGATGCGCAACGTGCAGCCCGAAAGCGAGAAGCCCACGTCCATCCTGTTTGTGTGCCACGGCAACATCTGCCGCTCGCCCATGGCGGAGTTCATCATGAAATACCTGGTCGAAGAGGTGGGCCTGGCCGACCGCTTCCACGTCGAGTCGGCGGCTACCAGCACCGAAGAGATTGGGAA from Xiamenia xianingshaonis encodes:
- a CDS encoding leucine-rich repeat protein — encoded protein: MERAKTCSRTLIVAVCLLLLACGLTAGPPNAVAWGAEEEQASTELLPTNAPLTVAEEGCPYPNENAKILEEGTFADNRMTWKYYDDATLVIEGTGAMPNFTTDHPWVTRHATIEHVIVGNGITTIGDHAFYDCRLLEYASLPEGLISIGSEAFKGCEALEIINERCLPDSIKTIGNSAFEGCAKLNLSRMPNSIVTIGSKAFYDCKLLNARFVFPTSLRSIGEEAFRNCGELKIPVLNEGLETIGKLAFFADTGLNNGAPVNEFVIPGTVTSIGDAAFGFSINNLILAEGITNLDLTDLSDEVDYIHIPATMNEYPATRNPKKGFIVADGNQNFAAHDGILYSRTTQDGHSYDTKDAVLFMVPTEKNGTLILPDTTKVLDTQERYCKQSTNSSINALEIPATVEQIVPGAFSFAYRSGSTLSISLNENNANFVMENGMLYSKDHTRLVFVTNDAQGSYTVPSSVTSIDDYAFTGCLNLTEIIFTPSLKKLPSLRFQNHNSNIVNDFRVANFYVPAEITSIEYGGIDFGGWEPLPNCGNVIFYGGTKSNWKNIYDGTWLDPESKPKWKYYYEIVKYGKSATGVQWCIDKNGLMTILTDGSVGVDGERFVADVAEEGSSPWSSAKDSISKLVIEDNVCSVGANAFKACSRLTNVTLGADVSSVGADAFKACSRLTNVTLGANVSSVGAGAFKNCTSLTQVDCPDRPFEVAAANAENPSFDAETVTLHAVETEAWKNASGRDNAAGTWQGYKIEFIDEQPVIPETIPVLKSYRVDGEMWEHGIAIDGCINMSHTNRVAAPSSFKVNYYAEDGRKISDLVNVEITPSVPSFSEDYRDIILLRGVYRYWSYDTVTGSIPGYWGMTPAGVYTITATPKEGVCTGDPISFQFTVKNDPSILAAWKHIEEPVMVYGGNDEPTIVEQKIFNQYGDLISAILDMQVTDETNGKDITDNLSKHGLSKQGNNLAVDAKAIPGKYGSTFTDPAGTLRPYNNKNPHIAFEVKRSTDIINKAYSLELTGGEDVLELGKQDTWASKPFRTKILDAYDDPCWPEVTWTVKQGDTDVTSYFEVDSQGYLLARNSVADLLGSDGQSQFTITASSPRAAYHASRVGEFATDSKTFTVKLAEPPAPPTHTATFVIGDEVIGTVTFAEGDATLNEPAMPQKPNYLGSWEPYDLSKAKSDITVQGVYTPMDPNATSEVEGSADVSYDKSNVTIHLAASAATRLVKVESTQTQPIDVVMVLDQSRSMTDRLGESTQIKRDALVACAKNFAQQLYANAEKTGARHRVALVGFANESYTNQRYPQYTRYYNTELLAMTSGGGKGYQSLEATDYQSALLPIEQNGGLNPLITQGLNAVKADGATAANLGLEMASSIFANNSAIDANGKTHKRVVLFITDGTPTMWGNAKEQIAPVAADAIKNAYTLKNSQDADIYSIGVDASANPSAKFTSPDDGITTISYNEITYDFNRFLHAVSSNYPNAESMARSALGEYTNGGYYMAVNDTSNFSSVFTNILYSTVYRIKSFDKATLQYTLPAGLMLTMEQEEQLRANLAKKGMSDQDLEVTAADGKTTLVFRNVPVSPTVAGGVQKYLAEVTFQAAVTRDVSGSIAAGENASVSFEGETTSIAVPSIKVPADRCLVVFKVNDAVYEVRELAIGDVIKTPDSDYARWLDLEQREEPATVTNSYTEFITSTLTRQYSITYCVGDQSVVKIYKPGTKVTIPNEIKSLIPEGHEIASWDPSVPQTMPARNLQCTAVLTKPHEHAFKADSYKTGSCDDAQGVAIHDVCACGEEQIHYLSKKDHDFVASMVDSGNDGTKVTELKCNTCGHSIKKNITYRVTKKDYWDRTATVLDLTKRLNKVEQSGPSDDDISLSFYVGDTIMNGACMVTRIDADGKTKKPYLAFVRNGWLTFDPDHFSIYVISERADNETAEEATEKLPSYEECLEALGEEREDEPQSPAPSEPENPVDPVDPVYPSTPSGPDSPTIPAEPSTPSEPSEPSDPVDPAEPSTPDKPDVPPTPDNPSTPDDPAPSAPSAPSTPSKPSAPQNPDIPSTAGNNNDQEDQFSTLPDGWTQDPSTQQWHYVDNGQKVADTWLQTGADKKWYYLGSNGAAATGWKQLDGNWYYFQDDSSSSTDECAMAEGGWHYIQGDWYYMSPRHDGTYGAAMTGWVREGTRWYYLNTAQSGGKECAMATGWKLVDGDWYYFNTPEDNGVTGAMADGGWKLIQNRWYYINPRHDGTHGAAQTGWVRSGSSWYYLNTAEDSGVECEMAVGWKQIAGKWYYLRPLAGGPQGSLATNTWVGSWHVDRNGVWDASR
- a CDS encoding IS1634 family transposase, which translates into the protein MSRVVSVCYNGETSFRRQEDDLHLKRSKRPNGRVHLSITESFRDAQGKARNRTVKTLGYLDELEQKWGPDALARCEAIRDELTDAHNKAVAPVALELHMTQKVDKRSANRMCAGDAVAMAYYDALGIEKALRNHLAGRKVAYDLNAVCRLLVSERLLAPGSKHAAWERAGRHFLRCDASERDVYRALDELAASRNRVIGAMNRAIAPSREHDLACGYYDCTNFYFECDPDDFRKKGVSKEHRPNPIVQMGLLQDSSGIPVTYKLFGGNVGDSKTLIEALPDLKEAAGMQRVVIVADKGMNCSENIAAAVGKGDGFVFSQSVRGTKSTSELRRWALSDEGYRLRGKDGFKSKSRQDVKVIHVTGSDGKTKDVPVEVKVVAFWSRKYANRARHEREKVLEKSRQLVESPGKYTRATHYGAAQYVQNVDFDPKTGEVVACAKKPEIDWEAVRAAEACDGYYCIVTSETNWDDGRIIDAYRELWRIEESFKITKTGLEGRPAFVRTREHLEAHFLTCYIALVVLRLIERALGKRYSALSILEDMRALGCSELEANIWLFDHRTDLTDELFALIGEEAPRKYMRRSEVKALFGKGKQIRWR